The DNA segment CGCCGTTCGTCGAATACGACGACGACGAGGCATCGGCGTGGCTCGAGGCATCCATCGATTTCGGGTGGCGGAAGCCGCCCGCGCCGCTGCGCGACGCGATCCGCGTCAACGCGACCGTGCCCGCCGTCGATCCCGACAGCGTCGCCGCCGTGCTCGCGCGGTTCCCGGGTTGCCGTACGGCCAAGGTCAAGGTCGCGGGCGCCGGCACGACCCTGCAACAGGATGTCGCGCGCGTGCGTGCCGTGCGCGAGGCGCTCGGCCCCGAGGGCCGCGTGCGGCTCGATGCGAACGGCGGGTGGAACGTCGACGAGGCCGAGCACGCGATCCACGCGATGTGCGAGTTCGACCTCGAGTACGTCGAGCAGCCGTGCGCGACGGTGTTCGAACTCGCCGAGATCGGCATCCGCACGAAGTACCTCGGCATCCCGATCGCGGCCGACGAGAGCGTGCGTCGCGCAGCCGACCCGCTCTTCGTGGCCGAGGCGGGCGCCGCCGACCTGCTCGTGATCAAGGCGCAGCCGCTCGGCGGGGTCCACCGCGCCCTGTCGATCATCGACGCGGCGGGCCTGCCCGTGAACGTCTCGAGCGCGCTCGACACGAGCATCGGACTCGCCATGGGCGCCCACCTCGCGGCGGCCGTGCCGTCGCTCGAGTACGACTGCGGGCTCGGCACGGCGTCGCTGCTGGCGGCGGATGTCACGGGGTCGCCGCTCTTCCCCGAGAACGGGTCTATCCCCGTGCGGCGAGTCGTACCCGACCCCGTGCTGCTCGATCGGCACGAAGCCGACGATGAGCGTGCGGCATGGTGGCTCGCCCGCCTCGAGCGCGTCTACGAGGTGCTCGCCGAGCGCGAGTAGCCGACCGATCTGCTCGATCGGTTTACATGAGCCTCCCGAGGACGATCGCCGCGTATTGGTCGGCCCGGAGACGCTCTGCTTCGAGACGATGGTCGTGGAGCTCGGCGAGCTCGGCGTGGGTCGGGGCGACGTGCTGCATGCGCCGACTCCACGCGAGAAGCGCGAACCCGACGCGTCGCACGACGCGCGCGAACGGCGGCAACTCGTGCGAGATCGAGGTCGGATGCCCGACGGTGAGTACGGAGTTCATGGTTCAGTTCTATGCCCGACCACCGACATTCGAACGGGGTCGGTGAGGACGCAGCGCACCGCCCCCACCACGACGGGTGAGGGCGGTGCACAGCCGATCGGCGGGCTACTCGGTGCGCCTCACGAGCGCACGCACGCGCGGCGCGAGTCGCGGTGCGACGATGAGCAGTCCGCTGGCGAGGAGCGCGAGCGCGAGGAGCACCGCGAGCCACGTCTGCGTGCCCGTGAGCCCCAGCGGGCCGAGCACGACGAGCGGGACGGATGCCTCGAGCCCCGACTCGATCGCGAGCAACCGCACCTCGTGGTCGCCGACCTCGGTGCCGAGCGGAATCGTCGCCCGCGCCGACACGGCGCCGTTCGCGTCGGCCGTCGCCGCGACGAGCAGCTGCGGCGTCGAGTGCAGCCACACCTGCACCGTTTCGCCCGGTTCGAAGCCCGTGCCCGTGATGCCGATGACGTCGCCGGGGCGAGCCGCCTGCACCGACAGGCTCACCGAGGGCGAGACGCCGGGGCCCGTCGGGTCGGTCGGGTCGGTCGGATCCGTCGGGTCGATCGGGTCGGTCGGATCCGTCGGGTCCGTCGGGTCCGTCACCTGCGCGTCGACGAGCACCACGGCCGTGCGTGCCGGAATCGAGACCGTGCCCGTCGCGACATCCCACGTCGTCTGCTTCGCGACCGCGTCGGAACCGGCCGCCTGCGCCGCGTTGAGCGCGAACTCGCGACCCGCGAGCCCGTCGATCGCCTCGGTGATCGGTGCGGGCGACGCGTTGAAGACGACGAGCGCACCCTCGAGGGCCGGGTCGACGTCGGCACCGACCGTGTCGTCGACGAGCATCGCGATGAGGCCGGCCGTGGCATCCGTGCCGCTGTTCGGGAAGGTGACCTTCTCGTCGATGAGCGCGGCAGACCCGAGCTGGAGCAGGTCGACGCTCGAGCGCACGCGCAGCAGGTCGAGGGCCTGCGCTTCGGCCGATTGGATGTCGGCCGCCTGCGGCTTCAACGCGGGGTCAGCGAGGAGCGGTGCCATGACGCCCCACTTGTCCTCGTTGTCGCCCGCGGGCGGGAGGCCAGACCCGAAGGTCGACTCCGTGCCCGTCCAGTCGATGCGGTTGAACCAGTCGCCCGAGTTGTAGCTGTTGCGGTCGAGCGACTTCGAGCGCAGCAGCTCGGTGCCGGCGTGCCAGAACGCGGGCGTCTGGGCGAACGCCACGGTCGCGAGCGACAGCGTGTTCATGCGCACACGGTCGGCCATCGAGGTGCCCTGCGGCAGCTTCAGCACCGACGTGTCGTAGAGCGTCTCGTTGTCGTGGGCGTCGACGTAGGTGATGACCTCGTCGGGCTCGTCGGCGTAGCCGGCGGGCGACCCGCGGTAGTCGAGCTGATCGCCGCGCTTGACCGTGCCGTCGGACGTCTCGAGCTCGTACCCGCGCAGGTTGCCCGCGAGGCCGAGCTTCACGAGGTCGGTCTGGTGGGCGAGGTCGATGAGCTGGTCGGCCTGCGACGCGGTGCCCGGTCGCCCGTTGGGGTCGGTGCCGAGGCCCGTGCCGAAGCCCTGCGTGAACGTCGACGAGCCGTCGACCGGGCTGCCGCCGTGCACGGCGTCGCGCAGCCGGTCGCTGAACGTGCCGATGCCTGTGCCCCCGAGCTGGCCTTGGGTGGCCTGCTCGAAGCGCGCGTTGTTCGCGACCTCGCCGAAGTTCCACCCTTCGCCGTACAGGTAGATCGACTTCCCGTCGACCCCGTCTCGAGCGAGCGTCAGCTCGTCGAGCGCGGCCCGGATCGCGAGCAGGTTCTCCTTCGAGTGGTGCCCCATGAGGTCGAAGCGGAACCCGTCGACCTTGTAGTGCTTCGCCCACGTCACGATCGAGTCGACCATGAGCTTCTGCGCGAGAGCGTTCTCGGTCGCGACGTTCTGGCAGCACGTCGAGGTCTCGACCGTGCCCGTCGCCGAGAGGCGCTGGTAGTAGCCCGGCACGATGCGGTCGAGCACGCTCTTGCCGCCCTGACCCGACTCGGCGGTGTGGTTGTACACCTCGTCGAGCACGACCTGCAGGCCCGTCGCGTGCAGTGCGCCCACCATCGAACGGAACTCGGCGACGCGCGCCCCGCCGTTCGGGTTCACGGCGTACGAGCCCTCGGGCGCCTGGTAGTGGTACGGGTCGTAGCCCCAGTTGAAGCCGTCGAGGTCGCGGATGCCGTCGAGGCACGCCTGCTGCTCTTCCGACGCGGGGCCGAACGACGCGAGGTCGCAGTCGGGCGTCTGCTGCAGATCGCGGCGCTCTTCGATCGTCGCGATGTCGAACGTCGGCAACAGGTGCACGGTGTTGATGCCCGCCTGCGCGAGTTCGCGAAGGTGCTGCGTTCCCGCCGAGTCGCGCGTGAACGCCGTGTACGTGCCGCGCTCGTTCTCGGGCACCGTCTCGTCGCTGATCGAGAAGTCGCGCACGTGCAGTTCGGTGATCGCACGGTCGACCGCGCGCGGGATGACGGGCGCGGGCGTGTCGGCCCACAGCGCCGGCTCGTTCGCGGGGTCGTCGAGGTCGATCGCGACCGAGCGCACCGAGTTCGTCGTGAGCGCGACCGAGTAGGGGTCGGTGACCGAGTTCTCCTCGACCTTCCCGGTCGTCGGCGCGTAGACCGTCACGTTCCAGCGGTATTCGGCGCCGGATGCCGCGGGCTCGCCGCCGGGGCCTTCGGCCCCTTCGACGGTCCAGACTCCGGATGCCTCGTCGAACACCGCAGCGGTCAGTGCGGGCTCCCCGTCGTCGCCCGTCGGGAAGACCTCGAGCGCGACGTCTTTCGCGGTCGGCGCCCACAGGCGGAACGTCGGCTCGTCGCGCTTCCACGTCACGCCGAGCGACACGGATGCCGCGGCGTCGCCGTAGAGCGCGTCGAGCACGCCGGCCGTCTGCACGCCCGTGAAGGCGCTCAGCTCCCCGCCCGTGCGCTGCGCGACGGCGAGCTGCCCCGTGAGCAGGTCGTGTGCCGTCTCGCGGTCGAGGTCGCCCGTCGAGAGTGCGAGGTACGCGCCGCCGCCGAGCTGCGGGAACCGCGCGAGCTGCGCGGGCGTGAGCCCGCCCGCGACGAGCGACAGCGCGACCGGGTCGGACTCGTCGCCGCCCGTCACCTCGCCGTCGGCCACCGCGAGCCCACCGGTCGCCGCGTGTTCGAGCGACCACGAGGCATCCGTCGCCGTCGCCCCGCCGAGGAACGACGCGGGCCACGCGATCGTCTGCGCGTCGATCCACTGCGCGCGCGACTCGCCCGTGCCCGCGAGCGGCGGGTCGGCGACGACGATCTCGAGCACGTGCGTCGCGAGCGTGTAGCGGAACTCGACGACCTTGCCGTCGGACGCGCTGAACGCGTAGTTCGCGCCGCCCGGGGCGCCGCCCACGCCGTAGTTCTCGTCCCACGACATGCCGTGCGCGACCTTGCCCTCGTACGAACCCGACGGGAGCCCGTCGGTCGAGAACGTGTACACGCCGTCGCCGTCGCCGTCGAACATGAGCGTCGCGAGGCAGTCGGGCGACCAGTCGCCCGGGCATCCGAGCTCGGACTGGAAGCTGCCCGGCACTGTCACGATGGGGCCGAAGGCCGTCGAGGTGAGCTGGTGCGTCTTCGGGTCCCAGTAGAACGTGACGGGGCCGCCCGCGTGCGAGTACGTGATGTTCGCGCCGTCGGGCACGCCGTTCTGGCCGTAGTTGAGCGTCCACGAGCCGTTGATCGCGACCTTCGTCTCGTAGTCGCCGGCGGGCAGGTCGAACGTGCCCGCGTAGACGCCGTCGGTCCGCAGCGTGAGCTTCGCCTGCTCGCAGCCCGGCGCCCAGTCGCCCGCGCACCCCATCTCGGAGTTGTGCGAGCCCGGAATCGTCACGAGATCGATGGGCTGCTCGGGCTCCTCGGGCGTCTCGCCGAGGGTCACGGCGTTGCCGACCGACGCGTACGTCGAGGCCGCCGAGCGGTGGCCCGCCGCGTCGACCGTGACGGCGCGGTACTCGACGAGCGTGCCGTTCGCCAGGCCGCGCGTGTCGTGGAAGACGCGCGGCGTGGTGTCTTCAGCGGTGCCGAGCGCGTGCCACGCGTCGTCGCCCGTCGCACCCGCGATGCGCCACGCGAAGCTCGTCTCGCTCCACGTCGCGTCGTCGACGTCGGCCGAGACGGGCGTCACACCCGTGACACCCGCGCCGGGCGTCGGCACGTCGACCTGGATCGCCTGCGCTTCGGCGGGGGCTGTCACCTCGCGGTCGGCTCGGTAGACGGCGGCCCCGAGGGCCGGGACCGTGACGGATGCCACGGCGTCGCCGTTGCTCGAAAGGGTCGTCGCGACTCCCTCTCCGCCGTCGGCACCGTACAAGGCCTCATACGAGGCATCCGCCGTCAGCGTTCTGACATCCACCGTCTTCGCAGCCGCCGTGTTGTTCACGGCGACGAGATACTCGACCTGCTCGTCGCGGTCGACGCGCGAGAACGCGTAGACGCCCGCGCCGTTGTCGGCGTACCGCTCGATCTGCGCGCCGTCCGCGAGGGCCGGGTGCGCGGCGCGCAGCGCCGAGAGTGCGGCGATGTGCTCGTAGAGCGGAGCATCCACGTCGTATCGGTCCACGCTGCCCGCCTGCTCGCCCGTGACGAGCTGCTGGTTCGCGAACTCGTCGACCTCGGTCGCGAAGAGCGACTGGCGCGCGCTCTTGTCGTTGCCGGGATCGGCGCCCGCGAAGCCCTGCTCGTCGCCGTAGTAGACGACGGGCTGGCCGCGCGTGAGGAACATGAGGTCGTGCGCGAGCTCGTCGCGCGCGAGCGGCGCGTCGGTCGTGCGGAGGAAGTAGCCGACGCGGCCCATGTCGTGGTTGCCGAGGAAGGTCGGCAGCGCCGACGCCGACGAGTGCGACGTCGTGTAGTAGTCGTCGCCCGCGAAGAGCGACTGCAGGCCCTTGGCCGAGTTGCCCGCCGCGAAGCCGACCGCCTGCGACTGGAAGGTGAAGTCGAGCACCGAGTTCATGTCGGTGTCGCGCACATACGGCGACAGCTTCACGGGGTCGGCGTCGTAGACCTCGCCGAACATGAAGAAGTCGGGCTTGCCCTGCTCGTGCGCGTAGTCGAGCACGTCGGTCGTCCACTGCTGCCAGAACTCGAAGTTCACGTGCTTCACCGTGTCGATGCGGAAGCCGTCGATGCCGAGGTCGATCCAGTCCTTGTACACCTCGGCGAAGCCCTCGACGACGGTCGGGTGCTCGGTCATGAGGTCGTCGAGGCCCGAGAAGTCACCCGTCGTGACCGACTCGCCCTCCCACGTCGAGTCGCCGCGGTTGTGGTACAGCGTCGGGTCGTTGAGCCACGCGGGCACCTTGACGTCGGCCTCGGCCGGGTCGATGACGGGCGTGTACGGGAAGCTCGTCGCGGGGTCGAGCGCCGGGAACGCCGGGGCGCCCGCGCCCGCGTAGTCGGCCGGGTCGAACACGTCGCCGCCCGCCGTGCGATACGGGCTCGTCGCCTGGTCGACGTAGGAGTACTGCCCCTCCTCGTAGTCGATGACGTCGGCCGTGTGGTTCGTGATGATGTCGAAGTACACGTCGATGCCGCGCGCGTGCGCGTCGTCGATGAGCGCCTTCAGTTCGGCGTTCGTGCCGAGGTGGGGGTCGATCTGGGTGAAGTCCGTGATCCAGTACCCGTGATATCCCGCGCTCGCGTTCGCTCCCTCGCCCTGCACGGGCTTGTTCTTGAAGCTCGGGGTGAGCCAGATCGCGGTCGTGCCGAGCCCGTCGATGTAGTCGAGGTTGTCGCGCAGGCCCTCGAGGTCGCCGCCCTCGTAGAAGCCCTTGTCGGTCGGGTCGAAGCCCGTCGCCATGCGGTCGCCGTCGAGACCGCCGCGGTCGTTCGACTCGTCGCCGTTCGCGAAGCGGTCGGTCATGACGAAGTAGAAGGTCTTGCCGGCGCCCGGTTCGCGCACGGGCTCGGCGACGAGCGAGGCGTCGGATGCCTCGTCGTACGCGCCGCGGACGCCCAGGAGTTCGAGGCCGACCCGGTGCGTGGCGTCGTCGAAGGTCACGCGCACGGCGCTGTCGCCCGCGACCGTGAGCGGGATGTTGTCGCCGCCGCCGTT comes from the Agromyces protaetiae genome and includes:
- the pulA gene encoding pullulanase-type alpha-1,6-glucosidase encodes the protein MTRSAMKRSWLAAIVTGALAASAAVALPALPAAAEERTFALVGSLQDELGCSSDWQPECAETELAPTGEPGVFTADFTIPAGSYEYKVAVNDAWDESYGLNGGGDNIPLTVAGDSAVRVTFDDATHRVGLELLGVRGAYDEASDASLVAEPVREPGAGKTFYFVMTDRFANGDESNDRGGLDGDRMATGFDPTDKGFYEGGDLEGLRDNLDYIDGLGTTAIWLTPSFKNKPVQGEGANASAGYHGYWITDFTQIDPHLGTNAELKALIDDAHARGIDVYFDIITNHTADVIDYEEGQYSYVDQATSPYRTAGGDVFDPADYAGAGAPAFPALDPATSFPYTPVIDPAEADVKVPAWLNDPTLYHNRGDSTWEGESVTTGDFSGLDDLMTEHPTVVEGFAEVYKDWIDLGIDGFRIDTVKHVNFEFWQQWTTDVLDYAHEQGKPDFFMFGEVYDADPVKLSPYVRDTDMNSVLDFTFQSQAVGFAAGNSAKGLQSLFAGDDYYTTSHSSASALPTFLGNHDMGRVGYFLRTTDAPLARDELAHDLMFLTRGQPVVYYGDEQGFAGADPGNDKSARQSLFATEVDEFANQQLVTGEQAGSVDRYDVDAPLYEHIAALSALRAAHPALADGAQIERYADNGAGVYAFSRVDRDEQVEYLVAVNNTAAAKTVDVRTLTADASYEALYGADGGEGVATTLSSNGDAVASVTVPALGAAVYRADREVTAPAEAQAIQVDVPTPGAGVTGVTPVSADVDDATWSETSFAWRIAGATGDDAWHALGTAEDTTPRVFHDTRGLANGTLVEYRAVTVDAAGHRSAASTYASVGNAVTLGETPEEPEQPIDLVTIPGSHNSEMGCAGDWAPGCEQAKLTLRTDGVYAGTFDLPAGDYETKVAINGSWTLNYGQNGVPDGANITYSHAGGPVTFYWDPKTHQLTSTAFGPIVTVPGSFQSELGCPGDWSPDCLATLMFDGDGDGVYTFSTDGLPSGSYEGKVAHGMSWDENYGVGGAPGGANYAFSASDGKVVEFRYTLATHVLEIVVADPPLAGTGESRAQWIDAQTIAWPASFLGGATATDASWSLEHAATGGLAVADGEVTGGDESDPVALSLVAGGLTPAQLARFPQLGGGAYLALSTGDLDRETAHDLLTGQLAVAQRTGGELSAFTGVQTAGVLDALYGDAAASVSLGVTWKRDEPTFRLWAPTAKDVALEVFPTGDDGEPALTAAVFDEASGVWTVEGAEGPGGEPAASGAEYRWNVTVYAPTTGKVEENSVTDPYSVALTTNSVRSVAIDLDDPANEPALWADTPAPVIPRAVDRAITELHVRDFSISDETVPENERGTYTAFTRDSAGTQHLRELAQAGINTVHLLPTFDIATIEERRDLQQTPDCDLASFGPASEEQQACLDGIRDLDGFNWGYDPYHYQAPEGSYAVNPNGGARVAEFRSMVGALHATGLQVVLDEVYNHTAESGQGGKSVLDRIVPGYYQRLSATGTVETSTCCQNVATENALAQKLMVDSIVTWAKHYKVDGFRFDLMGHHSKENLLAIRAALDELTLARDGVDGKSIYLYGEGWNFGEVANNARFEQATQGQLGGTGIGTFSDRLRDAVHGGSPVDGSSTFTQGFGTGLGTDPNGRPGTASQADQLIDLAHQTDLVKLGLAGNLRGYELETSDGTVKRGDQLDYRGSPAGYADEPDEVITYVDAHDNETLYDTSVLKLPQGTSMADRVRMNTLSLATVAFAQTPAFWHAGTELLRSKSLDRNSYNSGDWFNRIDWTGTESTFGSGLPPAGDNEDKWGVMAPLLADPALKPQAADIQSAEAQALDLLRVRSSVDLLQLGSAALIDEKVTFPNSGTDATAGLIAMLVDDTVGADVDPALEGALVVFNASPAPITEAIDGLAGREFALNAAQAAGSDAVAKQTTWDVATGTVSIPARTAVVLVDAQVTDPTDPTDPTDPIDPTDPTDPTDPTGPGVSPSVSLSVQAARPGDVIGITGTGFEPGETVQVWLHSTPQLLVAATADANGAVSARATIPLGTEVGDHEVRLLAIESGLEASVPLVVLGPLGLTGTQTWLAVLLALALLASGLLIVAPRLAPRVRALVRRTE
- a CDS encoding o-succinylbenzoate synthase; this encodes MDLPPLADLLATARVVALPLVTRFRGIDIREALVFEGPEGWTEFSPFVEYDDDEASAWLEASIDFGWRKPPAPLRDAIRVNATVPAVDPDSVAAVLARFPGCRTAKVKVAGAGTTLQQDVARVRAVREALGPEGRVRLDANGGWNVDEAEHAIHAMCEFDLEYVEQPCATVFELAEIGIRTKYLGIPIAADESVRRAADPLFVAEAGAADLLVIKAQPLGGVHRALSIIDAAGLPVNVSSALDTSIGLAMGAHLAAAVPSLEYDCGLGTASLLAADVTGSPLFPENGSIPVRRVVPDPVLLDRHEADDERAAWWLARLERVYEVLAERE